The Telopea speciosissima isolate NSW1024214 ecotype Mountain lineage chromosome 11, Tspe_v1, whole genome shotgun sequence genome includes the window AGTTATAGGATTAGATTACTATTATCCCTTGTATATATTACACTTCATAGATCAATGGAATTACACAACCGAGATTGCAATTGCAACTCAACATAATTATCATCTTATCAATATTAAACCTTGATGAAATCGTTTGATCATGTTCCTACATTGGACTTGAGGAACCAGGTTGAATATTTATAATTCGTAGAGGAATAGAAAAGAAGCGAAAGGGAAACGGATTGAGACTCAGGTTGGTGTACCTCTAGTCAGAAGTTAAGGTAGTAGATTGACTGCTATGAAGTCTATTCATTTCATGGTCCACTGGAGTTGGgaattgggttttgggttttgtactGAAAAACTTGTCATCAACCTTTGTTATTATTTGTAACTTGCGGCAGTAGATTGGTATAATTGTATATGGGATTTCTTCTCTACTCTTCTCAAGATGTGCATTTCTTCAATATTTGAACTCTAGAAGATAGATCCTAGATAGGTCTTTCAACTGgttatattataaaaaattggaatcctcAACTTATGGAGCTTGAAATCTGGCGTTTATGTTTGTTTTAATTGTCCTTTTCAGTTTTCTCCACTTTCAGTTCCCTACCCAATTACCCATGATACACGATGTTCTATGATCCTATCAGAAAATGTTAATTTTGTTAACTGACTTGAGCTGGGTTTGTCTCAAAGTCCCTTTCATGAGATGGGATCCTTCAAAATTTGGACTCATCTTTCCACTCACCTTCTGGCCTCTGGGCCTACAATTCTTTCATCTGGATTTGGGTTTGAGTTATATTTGGTGGTGGAGGATTGTATTCATTGTTGCAGTATTTCTTGATTGGTTCTAACCTTGTATGCAGAATTCCTATATCTGTTTTGTAGGTATTTGTCATGTTGCACTTGCTTAACCAAGCATATTGGTGAGTGAATTAGGTCTCATGCAGGGTGGACATGTTTGTTATAGGCTGAGTAATCTTCCATGGCCTGCTTTAGATTTTTTAGAACCCAACTTTCTGTTGGATATTGTTAGAAGAGATATGATCTCAATTGATCATTTGCCATCATTTTCATGGTACAATATATAACTTgttccccttcccccctcccccctcccccctcccccccaaaccTCCAACTTAGAAGATGGTCCTTGTGAGCACCCAAGAACCTCTTTCTGAATtggattttataattatttaccCATCCCTTGCTGCCCAtatacacacactcacacacccgagcACAACATGCAAAGATGTTCATTTATGATTGTAAAGAAAACCATGGTCTCCTTAAGATGTAGTTGTAAAAGTAAATTGAATGCAATGAATAACAAGAATTGGGTTACTTGTAAACTTCAAACTCCACTTGTTggatctttagctcaaattggtagagcacttggaacatgagcatgtttcAAGCATGTtctaaggggatggtggttcgaatccaccaagatcctTCTTGGATAGACATACATGATCATGGTGGATGTTttcatctttaattttaaataagTTTAGTCAAGtaatggcatttctgtaattatTCCTTAATTTGGTAAAAGGTGTTTCAGAACAGGTTTTATCAAATggatttgtgttttttttttttgttctaaaaacATTTCTGaaacaagtttatcaaacaaTATTTTAAAATTCAGAAACATGTTTCCAAcacagaaacacaaaaaaataatgacGGTAACAAACACATGTTCTTGAAGCATTACCAAACGCATCTTTACCATTCACAACTCACGGAgtagatttatttattaattaatttgaaaagCAGGGAAGGAGAGGTACGCATAAATAACAAAACCTCACGAGTGGATGTGTAATTAGACCTTACCTCAGGGGAGATATGtgtaaataacccaaaattTTTGCCGATTCAAGCGGAGCCTATGAATTTTTTTCTGTCCGAGACAATGGTTGGAATACATACATGGTCAAGGTTGAAGACTTGGATTGAAGTTTGAAAATTCAAGAAAAGGAACCGTCAGCTTTGATggatgttttgttttttctctgaATTGGTGGCACAGTGACATTCTTTGAAAGATGGGTTTGGAGTTTGGATAGTCTGGGAGGCCAAAAAGTCATAAAACGAAGTCGACTTGAAGCACACGTATTagtcccataaaaaaaaaaaaaaaatttaagaaaactATAAATTATTAGAATGTTAGAAGCCCATCACATCTGGACCAGGAGTCCTTTTGCCCATTTAATTGATGCCGGTATAAAATGGTGGGTGGGGGCATGGATGTCGAGTGATTCCATTCAAATCTCAATCCCAATCTGATGTTGAGGTGCTGATGACTCATGCTGGGTGGGGTTCCCTCCTTGAATTGGAATGCAtaagccaaaaaataaagtatCAGCCATTCCTTCTGGGGCCGGGGGAGGTGGGAGTTGGGAATAGGGGAAACCCAAGCTTATTAGAGGTTTGGCTTTGGATAGGAATACTACAAAAAGTAATAGGCATTCCTTTTAGGGTaggtcatgactcatgagaagaagagaagaaaaaggtcaTTAAGCTTAGAGTTGAGACAGACCACtacttattttatatttattagtttaattaccaCAATTTGCCCAACCTCTTATAAGCTTCCTTAATCTAATAATACTATTTTGAATTCTTCTGGCAAGCCAGGCCAGCTAAGagaataaaattttattcaaaaaGGCAAGATTGATTAGAACGAACATCTCTATCTATTCAATTTCTTGTAGGTTACAAGGAAACCTCCGACGATCAAATGGTAATGGATAGTGATGCTCTTGACCCACTTGCCATTTGATCAACTAACCTCCCCCTCATTGGTTCCCACAACCCCAAGGTGCTTAAGAACCTTCTGGGGAAGAACCATTGAAAACAACCACGTCCATGAGCATCTGTGTAAGGACTATATTCTATAGAAAATGTCATAAGGTCAATGAGGCATTAATTAATTCATGGTTGATTTGATTATTTGCACTAAGAACCATGAAATATGTAGAAAACCATTTACAATTTGGTGTTCcacaaatccataactccaccTAAGAAACTAGCAGTTCTGATGAACTGAGTTTTAGATTCTTATCTTTACATAATAACAAAATCTGTGAACTGCCCAGTTTAGaattggaatggtgtctctccTTGCAAGCAATGAAAGACTTTAGAAGAAAGTCTCAACAACCACCACTAGGGAATAAGGCTCTGGGGGAGGCCAACAGCCCTCCTTATGTATGTCCCTTCAGTAATCTCCAAGTTTCCtgtttattcaagttgggctaACAGCTTCTTCCAGCACCAAAGTTGATCGAGCTTCTCGAATGGAGAAAAACAAACCCTCCTTTGTGTTACCAGTTATCTGTTCAATCATAATTATCGCTCTTGGCCTTGTTTCCTTCTCGGCCTGTATTGCTGCGGAGTTCAAGAGAACACGGGTAAGATTTCTTTTCCATCACATTTGGATTCTTAATTTACTTCTCTGGGTTTTCTTGATTAATGTTTTGAGTACTCTAAAGCTGATTGATGATGTcattgcatttttattttttatttttttgaagttAAAAGATATGAAATTGGATGGTGAACTCTGTTTTCTTCCAAGAAGTCCTGCATCTGGGTTAGGACTTTTGGCTTTGATCTGTCTCCTGGTTGCTCAGATAATCGGAAACTTGTTGATTGGAAGCCAATTTTGcttgaaagagaagaaaaccagTGACCAAGCCAAAAAGCACAGGATAGTAATCATCCCTGTTGTTCTATCTTGGTAGGTAACAAATCCCTTTTCTCAAGCCAGAACTTTTCATTTAAAATGTGAATATTGCAATTCTGAATAACACTAAATCCATAATATCCCACCAGCAAAAAAGCTCAAACTATTGAATTGGTGGGCAACCAACCTCTTAATTGCATTCACGAAATCACCAAATGTTTTGCTAGCTAGCCCTGAAAACAACTTTTGAACCAATGTTTTGGCCTATTGCCCTTGATTGTGATTTTAGTTGGTTGCCATCCTGCACGTTCCACAGGATAAGCTCTGGATTATCAATTATATTAttgggtacagcaacaactaTGAGCCAGAGGCAGCCTTACGGCAAAGGATGGTTAGATGGGGAATGCTACTTCGTTAAAAGAGGTGTATATAGCGGATCAGGTGCACTAGTTCTGGTTACAGAAAGCCTAATACTTGGCTCAGTGTTCACCATTACAAAGACAAGACATTGGAGAAAGCAGGTTGAACAGGAGAAGAAAGTTCATGATGAAGAAGCACGATGAGATTAAAGAGGTTGTAGAAATTAATGATGAGCCACCCACAGGAGACaagtcttcttctcccttctcatGATAACCAGCCACCGGGACCCAACACCCAAGATTGGAAGAGTTGGAGGAGAGCAGGTGAGAAGGAAAACCAACTCCACCAGATAAAACTACAATTGCACAGaacttaattaaaaaaacagtaatactggtttttttgtttctacacttttttttttttttttttttttttttttttttttttttgttttgttctttttttaattGAGGGATTGGGATTGTCAGCAAAGTTGAGATGCTGGCTTTGGGTCCCTGTCAAAGGAAAATCAAGAACCAcaataaagaaatacaaagcATTCTTGGAAAAGGGTTCGTCCATCTTGCTGCATTCGTTCAAACTGTGTATACTTTACATAATTGAAAATAAGAGGACTCTGGATTTGAACCAATTGCAAATGAAATCAtcaatattttcttcttttaggtGTTCTGACTTCTGATTTCTTTTCCTCTTATTGTCAAATGAATCAACCATTTGCATTTGGATTTACACATTAGAAAAGGGCATTCAATTACAAGTATGTAGAGTTTAAAGAATTGAAAATTAAGAATCAATAGCAGATCAAATCAAAATTCTTCCTCTTTCGTAGACCTTTTTTTGTATTTGGAtggaaatcaaagaaaatgtgTATTCATAATTAttattagggagaaagaacactaatcGGTCGCGTTGTTAGTGTggctcctgtgcctagacacaaaccaatgcctttgtggACGAAAAAACATTTCAGCCCCCAGTGAAATCGAAAATCACATCTAAATTAATGCCTTTCTGCGCATTTTCATTGGCTACCATGCTAGTGTAGAGGCTACATGACCGGTTAGCGTTCTCTTGCCCCTATTTTTTATGCATAAAATATATTCAATGAAGTGCAAAGAAGACATGGAAAGCTCCCCAATAGAGGGGgagcaaaagaaaagaaaaacaatcacCCTAGACTCACCCTCAGGGATCCTAGCAATAGATATCAGCCTAATTGGAAGGCACCAAGAAccaacaatatgcctattctTGAGTATCCACACAATCACCACAATAAGTATCAAGCCTGCTGTAGATTTCAAAGGCAATGCAATTCCAAATTTTCGGGAAAGATCTTATTGTGATGGTCCATCTTTTTTGGTAATGTTCCATCCATATGTGATTGATAGCGGCACAAAAAGTAAACTTCCCCACCTTGTCACATGAGGTCTTTCCCTCGAAACACTTCTGAATCCACTTTCATTCCCCTTTAAAGGCCTTGATTCTTCTCTTGAAAGGCCAACATTGTGAAGCAACCCCTCCCATAGATGACTGGAgaaggggcaagcaaagaacAGATAATGGATGCTCTCTAACGCATTCCCGCACAAGTAGCAACTAAAGGACACAGATATCCCCTTATAGATGAGGAAGGATTGTATTGGAAAAGACTGAGTGAGCACTCTTCAGGCAATAAAGTTGTGCTGGGAAATGTGATATTTGAGCCACAATGTTGTGCCACCCATCGGACTGCACCAAGTTCCAAACTGGAGAAGATGGGGGATCGAGAGATTTAAGAGTACGATCAAACTGTATGCAAGTGCAACAAGGACCGAAAGATTTAAGAGTACGATCAAACTATACGCGAGTGTAGTGGGGATTGAGAGGTTTGAGAGTATGATCAATTCCATTACAATCAAAGGAATCCCTATGGTCTCCCGCTGTGACCTTTGTAATCAATCATCTATTTCCTGGAGTGTTTCTTTTCAAAGTCAATATGGAGcaagttcctaacattttttGGGATTAATTGGCAGTTCCATAACTCCATTGGAGATCTTCTTGTATGGTGGAAATCTAAGGTcaattaaattaatttaaagGAGCCTTGGCTGGCGGGGTTAATTCTAATCCCATTATTCATTTGGTTAGAAACAAATACTCGACGATTTGAAGGAAGAAAATCTTCAGCAACTCAAATTGTTAGATCGGTTGTTAAATCAATCTACAACGTACCCTAGAAGTCCACTGGTGCAAGCCGAATTCTAATTGGATTAAACTCAATGTATACGGTTGTtcttagggctgcaacagggtcgggttgggccaggctttttaaaaccctagcccaaccctaagtgcccttagctgggcccaggcccgccctgaccctgattcatggcctaaataccttgaccctaaccctgaccctgacgggccaagcccaTCCCAAGCccaccctgattggccctggccctgcaataattaaattaaaataaaattacaagataaaagATATGAgagaggaggcttgaacccaagaccttttggtAACTATTGGATTTTACACAATACAAATTGTCAAATGCGCTAAGTACTTATATACATATaataccttttattttttaataaataaagaaatttcttcagggccaaaatcaaggtcgggctgactcgaggtctcaaccctaacccgacccgaccctgactcagggccaggaatttctggccctaacccgccctcagggtcagaaatcttagtccaggccctgttcgggcttagggcgggccagggcgggttcaggcCAACAGGGTCAAATTTGCAGCCCTAGTTGTTCTTTAGGTAATACAGGAAGAGCAGGCTTCAGAGGTGTATTCAAAAATAACTTGGGACAGGTTATaattggtccttaccttgactttacacccaccgtTGATGCAAAGACACCTCCGTTAAACGATCCAGATTAACCCAGCCATGAATTtgagagtgcacacacccctctacatctataaatacaccccctctcacattgaggagggttacaCAACCTTTACATACACTTGACATGAGCTTCACTTAGCCATTGCACCGCCTTCCCTTGGTGATTCCTTATCCATATTGCATTGAAACACCCCTCCATCTATACTTAGCCTCCATTCAAGAGTTTTAAAGCCTTGGTCTCAGCCTATCACTCCCTTCACCTCTTGAGTACTATAATTCTACTTACAATGTCAAGGTTCGAAGACACCAATCCGAAAACCCCGGCTTGCCAACAAAGTGCAACTTGCGGAGAAacaagagaagccacaacaAGCGGCGATACTTGCTCAACGTACAAATCTCCTAAATTACACAAGGGAAACCTCACATCTCTTATTTCGATCTTCTTTCACTAGGTAGGCCCTTTGGTCTTTGGTATTATTcaatttttggtgtttttcttaTCTTCATCGCTTTTTGCATCTCCATGGGAAGTGTGATCCCGTCTTCCTAGGCGGTGATCACATcctattatttcttctcttcttcttcatgttttctCTTATGTTGTATCTCATTTTCCATGCATGCATCcccatgatcccaatcccccatAGTTTAAGACTCCCTCATACACACTCAccattggaattttttttttcattcccaTGTTTTTCCATACATGTGTATTAAATTATCATTTTTGTTCACATGCATTCATCAAATTATTATGCTTAGCCTAGAGTCAATCATGTTTAGGTTATTTAGGTTTTTGAGTCCTTTATTTTACATTCTAGTATACTAACCCTTACCTTGCAACCAAACTTCTGGGTATGTATTCCCTTCGTTCTGTCCTTGTATCTTACTTTCCCATAATTTTACTTGCATTTTGTACTCTACCAAAGCATGTTATGCCATTCCAtaatgcctagcaatagaagacCGGCTTGACTGGGCGGACTGGGgtacctaataccttccccgaatcgtaacttgacccgtacccagaccaacagaccatttgtccccaaaagagcgtttatgagagtcattacattacaatcttgggtcctagaccctcctcttgGTGGTGACTCCAACATTCGattcacttctctcttctccacaaaagaaggatgaggtggaggacatgtGGCGATCCCCCGCCATGCGGTCATTGTCCTCACAATGGCGACTCCACTGAGGATAACTTTTACTTATGTAAACTATGTCAGACTTTAATGTGCTTGCCATATATATTGTACTGTAATAAcatgctttttcttttattgtgtgcttttggatgctaacttctATGCACTAACTTTGCATCATACTCGCATACACTATCACACACCGTTGGTCATCCAACTACTACAAAGTTCTACCCCATTATTTACACCTCATAGCGTAACCTTGGGCCCGGTGTATAGGCAAGCGGCATACCCTTGGTGAAACTACAACTCTTAATACCGTACCATCTGATATATCAAAGAGTCTTGCACCGTCGTACCgcttgatcatcttactcgtaGGAGTGGTGAAAGATATATAGGAGCAACTTGTTAAGGGAACCCTTTTTTCGGTCCTATTATCTTCTAAActagcatgcatcatgtagggatcTAGAGCCCAATGCTTAGGTCATGACACACTAACTGTAATATTGTTTGAGAACCGAACTGGCACTTTGTTGAACTCGTTTTTAATCGGCCTGATCAACCTTGATCTTGTCTTGGGCTTACTTCGCCATATCGTTGCCTTTGACATTTGGGCCAActtagaacttgatcaacttagCACCCACACTTACTAAACCTCGTTTGGGATTGGCGTGTTTGTTGTGAATTTGTTTACGCATCATGTTGCATATCATACCCTCCTTAGGATGACATACTAGGGGTACGAGGTTTGCCACAGAACCAATTCTTTCCCAACCTACCTTATGGTCTAATCGTGACCCTATTCACTAGGAACCATTACTTCAAGATAGCAAGATACCGGTTCTACAAGTAGTAGGACCAGAGTTAGAAGAAGATTAGTCTGTGTTTCAAAACCCCTAAAACTAAAAATGCCTGACGAAGCCATCCGAGTTGATATTGAGGAACTCAAGACCCAGATGCAACAGTTAATGGGCCTAGTGACGAAGCTATCGACAAGTATTCTCGTTCGGGCTAGTCCAAACCAAAGTCGTACTTGACTTCATGGAGGATCctcacaaaaccctaatttggccTTAGAAGATGAGGTCATTACTTCTGGACTACAACCTACTACAGATTCAGTCGAAACCCGACTTTTGAAACAAAAGGTCAAGAAACTAGAGCATACCATGAAAAACATGAAAGGGGTGGAAGACCAAATGATCAATTCTGAGGGACTCTATTTCTTCCCCGAGGCACGATTACCCGAGGGCTTCAAGTGGAAATTTGAGAAGTTCGACAGAACTGGAGACCCATGAGCCCACCTTAGAGTGTACGTCGGCCAGATGAGAATCTGAAACTTTTATGAATAATAGATGGGCCAAGCATTCCAAATGTCTCTGATCGGGCCCACTTTGAGATGGCTCATGTCCTTGGACTCATCTCAAACCTGCACTTAGGATGGCATAGTGAAAGCCTTTAAGAatcaatattcatacaacactgagatgTAGTTGACCCATCGGGATTTGGAAACaaccaaacaagagactaacaaAGGGTTCACCCAATACCTGATGAGGTTTAGGTCCAAGGCTACGTTGATGTGGGACCGGCCCACGGAGAAGGAACAGGTCAAGATGATCATCAAAAATCTCCAAATGTCCTACAagactcatctgtttgctcaaccTTTGACTACCTTAGAGGCCTTGTTTGAAGCGGGTCAGCAAGTTGAAGATGTCTTAAACCCTCCTGAATTAATCCAAAGGAACTAAAACAAGGCGTGACTCTGAACAATCAGCAAACTGGGGCTTGAAAGAAGACTTCCCCAAATAAGAATATTGAGGTGAATGCGATAGCACCGACCATAGAAGCTCCACTTGTGACTGAGAATAATGCCCCAAGGGCAGGGGCGAACCGACAGAGAAGATAGTTTACAGACATAGGCATGCCATTGAGTTTAGTCCTCAAGAAGTTGATTAAAAAAGGACTCCTAACTAAGATCCAGCCGGCTAACTAGTCAAACCCATTACGAAAATGGTACAAGCCCAACCTCTTCTGTGAgtaccatcaacaaaatggACATTCAACCGACAAGTGCTACCAACTGAAACATGTAGTTCAAGATCTACTTAATGAAGGGAAGTTTGCGGTTCAGCCAAATCAGCCCAATGTTCAAAATAATCCCCTTTCGCAACATGATGGAAATTCTAAGTCCATTAACAATCTTGAAGAGGAGGACCAACCCATTAATTTGCAAGCCTTGATCACACCAGTCGAGAACCAACCTGATCCTCCTGTCACAGAATGGACTGAAAAATTGGTCCAAGCCTTGACCACTCTCGGTCTGACAGAAGCTCTACCTGATGACTTCCTCATGATAAACATAGGAGTTGACAGTGATGAAGATTCTCACGAATCCGATGACGAGCTTTCCCATCCAGAGGAAGAAATCCCCGACGAGTCAATACCAAAGAGATGCTTAAACGAGGAAGGCCAAGAAGGCTACTATGTTGATGTTACTACTGACGAGCAATTCTATGACCCACCTCATGATCCACCTTCTGGCCCAATTGAAGTTACTCTGTCGCATGATCATACCCAAGAAAGGGATGCCATAACCGTCCAACAACTGAGACATGCAATCATAGCACTCGATCATGGTCATCGCAAATAAGATGAGAATCTATACAACATCTTAGAAAGGACTTACCAATTCATAAAAGAAGCCGACTCGTCTCTTAGGGTTCATGTTGCAAAGAGCCCACATCCATTTGGACACCATAGCCGAAGAGCATACTGACAGTATGAGCGAGACGAAGACATAAGGTCCTTACCAGGGATTACTCAAGAACTAAAGAATCTGGCCCAATTCATTCGAGGACATACTAGGGACATGGAAAATCACCGGCAAGGCATGCAAACATTCTTTAGAGAATGCCAGGATCAAAATGAGGAATTAGTTTAAGAGAGCTGGAACATTATTACGGCCCAAAAAGAGCTAATGGAAGAACTCTGTGATGTCAATCGAAGGATGGACGAACATTATTGGAGACTATGGGATAGGCACACCAACCTTTAGAACAGTGTCCAAGATTATTTGGAACCACAGCCGGAAAACTCTTAGGGTTCATAGTAAGCCATAGAGGCATTGAGGTTGATCCTACCAAAATTAAGGCAATCATGGACATGCCACCaccaaaaatcaaaaaagaaatcaagagTTTTCTTGGGAGAACCCAATACATCAGTCGGTTGATTTCTCGGTTAACCGTGGTGTGTGAACCAATCTTCAAATTACTCAAGAAAAATgagccaaaagaatggaacgaaCAATATCAGACTACATTCGATACAATCAAAGAATACTTGGCCAACCCGTCAGTATTGGCACCTCCGATACCTGGCAAACCTTTGTTGTTATATCTGTCTGTAATGGACACGGCCATGGGAGCAATGTTACCAGAACATCAGGAAGATGGTAGAATAGAGCAAGCCATACACTACCTAAGTAAGAAGGTTATGGACTATGAAACCAGATATACAACTTTGGAAAAAATCTGCACGGCTCTGATCTGGGCCACAAGGCAGTTGAGGTATTACATGATAACCCACCCAGTATTCTTGATCTcgaggatggatccaatcaaatatCTCTTTGAGAAACCCACCTTAACAGGGAGATTAGTACGTTGATTGCTCTTATTATCAGAGTTTGATGTCAAACATGTGACataaaaatcaatcaaaggaCGAGCAATTGTTGATCTCTTATCAGCGCATCCAACCCTTGAAACCAGACCCTTAGAAGACGTATTTCCCGACGAGGACATTGCATAGTTGGAACCAGAAGATACCAACACAGTCTGGCAATTACTATTTGATGGAGCAGCCAATCACAATGGTTGTGGAGTCGACATACTACTAATCACACCTGACGGGACCCATATGCCCCAGGTGTTTAAGCTAAATTTTGAATGCACCAACAACATGATTGAATACGAAGCTTGCGCCATAGGACTTGAGGCCGCCTTATCAATAGGACTCAAGAAACTGGAAGTCTATGGAGACTCTTCCTTGGTCATATAccaaatgcaaggaaaatggaaaaccaAGGACGAGAAGTTGATACCATATCAAGAACATGTGGAGTTGTAATCTAAAGGGATCAAAGAAATCACTTTCTCCTACCTGCCAAGAGATAACAATCAGTTCGCTAATGCACTAGCAACTTTGGCATCTATGGTTGAGATGGAATCTAAAACAAAGGTACATCCATTATCGATTGAACTAAGACATCAATTGGCGTACGTCAATCACATCTATACCTTGACGATTGATGGAAGACCATGGTACGCAAACATTGTGGACTTTATTAGGGAAGGACGGTACCCTAAGGATATTATGACCAAAGAGAAGCATTTCTTATGGAGATATGTACACAATTCGTCCTACTATAAGACATTCTTTATAAGAGGTTATATGGAGTACAACTATTATATCTTGATGAAGAACAATCAAAGCTATTCATAGATTAAATCCACCAAGATATATACGGGCCTCACATGAATGCAAGAATGATGGCCAAAAAGATCCTTAGATTAGGATACTATTGGAAAACCATGGAAGCCGACTGTGCGCAATACGTGAAGAAGTGTCACAAGTGTTAGATTTTTAGCAACCTCATACATACACCACCTTTGGAGTTTCATACTCTAAGTTCTC containing:
- the LOC122646151 gene encoding protein MODIFYING WALL LIGNIN-1-like, with translation MEKNKPSFVLPVICSIIIIALGLVSFSACIAAEFKRTRLKDMKLDGELCFLPRSPASGLGLLALICLLVAQIIGNLLIGSQFCLKEKKTSDQAKKHRIVIIPVVLSWISSGLSIILLGTATTMSQRQPYGKGWLDGECYFVKRGVYSGSGALVLVTESLILGSVFTITKTRHWRKQVEQEKKVHDEEAR